Proteins encoded together in one Pelagicoccus albus window:
- a CDS encoding trypsin-like serine protease, which yields MKASALLALSFLAATSSLQADEILKPSIVGGEDAAEGDYPWMAALLLIDSSLDAVDRQFCGGALVAPNWILTAAHCLETYDIPEMEIMVGNTNLEADFVPVFPRSIHLHPSYQPRRIGRGSDLALIEIEPAIEDVEPLSINRALERLVPNRSTTAIGWGLTSYSEDEDTAQLQELELALREIVEYEDDHPKYDYFISTETGLTSQGINSGDSGSPLLMRNEDDDGWTAVGVTSHSVRSIEDGINTPFYTNIASVIDWVDEILGSTNSDPEVPSPMDRIKIFEQSDGSTVAGYRVWPLAHNSTEFLERVSPIYGSSEGNIAMSLNMLDPDSFRTVGDGSFYLIYKDDQLSPEPDRNVSLAKLNLTETPQYSRPFFKLSPFQIIKLQQLPSRETPTGRLATTLLGPFEEGRTYGLRSSEYSFMRLLEQNKETGVTTLLDDYQFTPSSDYNYWLDVQEYYGATTIGLVPEPTQEIDSGTTITGNLTEDSFPYRNEYTRIELIDTVSFPASTEAKLTLLPTFDGEITVFDKTFGHVTAYADQGWRNQTDTLIVATEDLEEGIIGILNFEKDATGSFELTLERHTSLPLSFDSTQQRGITRADNSYTTSDNRLIRYETMSIYNNDDYAYITFKVEGFFFSPGVAVYKGSATEPLEFEYGSEYTEITIEAEPGERYSVDIYNYDETQVENYEITVVGSNTDPR from the coding sequence GTGAAAGCAAGCGCCCTCTTAGCCCTCTCTTTCTTGGCGGCAACTTCCAGCCTGCAAGCAGACGAAATCCTGAAGCCTTCCATAGTCGGGGGTGAAGATGCAGCAGAGGGCGACTATCCTTGGATGGCAGCTCTCCTCCTTATCGACAGTTCGCTGGACGCGGTTGATCGCCAATTCTGCGGAGGCGCCTTGGTTGCTCCAAACTGGATCCTTACCGCCGCCCACTGCCTAGAGACCTATGATATTCCCGAAATGGAAATCATGGTGGGCAATACTAACCTTGAAGCCGACTTCGTTCCAGTCTTCCCACGCAGCATTCACCTCCACCCTTCCTACCAGCCTCGCCGCATAGGTCGTGGATCCGACCTGGCTCTCATCGAAATTGAACCCGCTATCGAAGACGTAGAACCGCTCTCTATAAATCGAGCCCTGGAGAGACTGGTGCCCAATAGATCTACCACCGCGATAGGCTGGGGATTGACCAGTTACAGCGAGGACGAGGATACCGCCCAGTTGCAGGAGCTGGAGCTCGCTCTCCGAGAGATCGTCGAATACGAGGACGATCATCCGAAATACGACTACTTCATCTCAACAGAGACTGGACTGACGAGCCAGGGCATCAACTCCGGTGACAGCGGAAGCCCGCTCTTAATGAGAAATGAGGACGATGACGGCTGGACAGCTGTTGGTGTAACGAGCCATTCCGTTCGCAGTATTGAAGACGGCATAAACACCCCCTTCTACACCAACATCGCCAGCGTCATCGACTGGGTAGACGAAATCCTTGGTTCCACAAATAGCGATCCTGAGGTCCCAAGCCCTATGGATCGAATCAAGATCTTCGAACAAAGCGATGGATCGACCGTAGCGGGCTACCGCGTTTGGCCTTTGGCCCATAACTCTACCGAATTCTTGGAACGTGTCTCTCCAATCTATGGATCGAGCGAGGGAAACATCGCCATGAGCCTGAATATGCTAGATCCGGATTCGTTCCGGACCGTGGGCGACGGCTCCTTCTACCTGATCTACAAAGACGACCAACTATCCCCGGAGCCCGATCGAAATGTCTCCCTCGCCAAGCTAAACCTCACAGAAACGCCTCAGTACTCCCGCCCCTTCTTCAAGCTATCTCCTTTTCAGATTATAAAGCTTCAACAACTCCCCAGCCGAGAAACCCCGACCGGTCGACTTGCCACAACCTTGCTCGGCCCCTTTGAAGAAGGCCGCACCTATGGCCTGAGAAGCTCGGAGTATTCCTTCATGCGACTTCTGGAGCAGAACAAGGAAACCGGTGTCACAACACTTCTAGACGACTACCAATTTACTCCCTCCTCCGACTACAACTACTGGCTCGACGTGCAGGAGTACTACGGGGCCACCACCATTGGTTTAGTGCCGGAGCCCACTCAAGAGATTGATTCCGGCACCACCATAACCGGCAATTTGACCGAAGACTCTTTCCCTTATCGAAACGAATACACGCGAATCGAACTGATCGACACCGTTTCTTTCCCGGCTTCCACCGAGGCAAAACTGACCCTTCTGCCGACTTTCGACGGAGAGATTACTGTATTCGATAAAACCTTCGGACACGTCACAGCCTACGCGGACCAAGGTTGGAGAAACCAGACCGATACGCTTATCGTAGCGACAGAAGACTTAGAAGAAGGGATCATCGGTATCCTAAACTTCGAAAAAGACGCCACTGGCTCTTTCGAGCTAACGCTTGAGCGACACACCTCCCTTCCGCTCAGCTTCGATTCCACGCAACAAAGAGGCATCACCAGAGCGGACAACTCCTACACGACCAGCGACAATCGACTCATCCGCTACGAAACGATGAGCATCTACAACAACGACGACTACGCCTATATCACGTTCAAGGTAGAAGGATTTTTCTTCAGTCCCGGAGTCGCCGTCTACAAAGGAAGCGCTACTGAGCCTCTTGAATTCGAATACGGATCCGAGTATACCGAAATCACCATCGAAGCGGAGCCCGGCGAGAGGTATTCAGTTGATATATACAACTACGACGAGACCCAAGTCGAAAACTACGAGATCACCGTAGTCGGATCCAACACCGATCCTCGCTGA
- a CDS encoding YraN family protein: MLSSLKRLFGRKETESAAIGRRGEREAEKLLKKKGLMILARNWRSGRDEIDIICLDGKAVVFVEVRTRSVDALVSGYDSINRRKREALKRVCRSYFAKMKPRPITLRFDVVEVEHQEGTIGKVRHFSDVPLFSKAVNRSI; this comes from the coding sequence ATGCTCAGCTCTCTCAAACGTCTATTTGGCCGCAAGGAAACGGAGTCGGCCGCCATAGGCCGAAGGGGGGAGCGCGAGGCGGAGAAACTGCTCAAGAAGAAGGGCTTAATGATTCTCGCCCGTAACTGGCGCAGCGGCCGAGACGAGATCGATATTATTTGTCTCGACGGGAAGGCAGTCGTTTTCGTGGAGGTCCGTACTCGCAGTGTGGATGCCTTGGTGAGTGGTTACGACTCCATCAACCGCCGGAAGCGTGAAGCGTTGAAACGGGTTTGCCGTTCCTATTTCGCGAAGATGAAGCCCAGACCGATCACCTTGCGATTCGACGTGGTGGAAGTGGAGCATCAGGAAGGCACGATCGGGAAAGTTAGGCATTTTAGCGATGTGCCGCTATTTTCCAAAGCGGTTAATCGTAGTATATAG
- the zwf gene encoding glucose-6-phosphate dehydrogenase yields MSQETRHPFLQGLSKHRGVQPTIITIFGASGDLCARKLVPAIYNLAVDNLLPADFYLIGFGRKPIPDEEFRSMASEAISSFSRRPLNKEIWDRIEKNTFYCSGGYDEEEGFQKLSDKIDSIEKESGREMQSVFYVSTPPSVFDPIVKNLGKVGLATKYQDSSKHTKVVIEKPFGKDLESAQNLNRAIQGVFQERQVYRIDHYLGKETVQDLLVQRFANSIFEPLWNRNYVDNVQITVAESLGVGTRGGYYEQSGATRDMIQNHTMQLLALTAMEAPASLDAESIRDEKVKLLKAIKPLKLGYDNPDVVRAQYHEGLIGGKKVTGYRDEEGVSPQSETETYAALRLSINNWRWQGVPFYLRSGKRMARRVTEIAIQFKRPPSSLFSENEMINLANNSLVFQIQPDEGSTILLNGKIPGLQTRTQPVKMHFRYSTTFGSNTPEAYERLVLDAMIGDGTLFIRGDETEASWNLITPLHEFWKSEGQRGIETYASGSWGPSASDRMLWQNSHEWRRP; encoded by the coding sequence ATGTCACAGGAAACTCGTCACCCATTTCTCCAGGGGCTCAGCAAGCACCGAGGTGTCCAGCCAACCATTATCACGATTTTCGGCGCGTCCGGAGACCTTTGCGCCCGTAAGCTGGTGCCTGCCATTTACAACCTGGCGGTGGACAATCTATTGCCTGCTGACTTTTACCTCATCGGGTTCGGTCGAAAGCCAATCCCGGACGAGGAGTTCCGCTCCATGGCTTCGGAAGCGATTTCGAGCTTCTCCCGCCGTCCCTTGAACAAGGAGATTTGGGACCGGATCGAGAAGAACACTTTCTATTGTTCCGGAGGCTACGACGAGGAAGAGGGCTTCCAGAAACTTAGCGACAAGATTGACTCGATCGAGAAGGAATCAGGTCGTGAGATGCAAAGCGTTTTCTACGTATCTACTCCTCCTTCTGTTTTCGACCCGATCGTCAAAAATCTCGGAAAGGTCGGCCTCGCTACCAAGTATCAAGATTCAAGCAAGCACACCAAGGTCGTCATCGAAAAACCTTTTGGTAAGGACCTCGAATCCGCCCAAAACTTGAACCGAGCGATCCAGGGTGTCTTTCAGGAGCGTCAGGTGTATCGAATCGATCACTACCTCGGCAAGGAGACTGTGCAGGATCTGTTGGTACAACGTTTCGCCAATTCCATTTTCGAGCCGCTGTGGAACCGCAACTATGTGGACAACGTGCAAATAACGGTGGCGGAGAGTTTGGGTGTTGGAACCCGTGGCGGCTACTACGAGCAGAGCGGGGCGACTCGTGACATGATTCAAAATCATACCATGCAGTTGTTAGCCCTGACTGCTATGGAAGCTCCTGCATCTCTCGATGCGGAATCGATTCGCGACGAGAAGGTGAAACTGCTGAAGGCGATCAAGCCCTTGAAACTTGGATACGACAACCCGGACGTGGTGCGGGCCCAGTATCATGAAGGCTTGATTGGTGGCAAAAAGGTTACTGGGTACCGCGACGAAGAAGGCGTCTCGCCACAGTCGGAGACAGAAACCTACGCGGCACTTAGGCTTTCCATCAACAACTGGCGTTGGCAGGGAGTCCCTTTCTATCTCCGCTCAGGCAAACGCATGGCTCGCCGTGTAACGGAAATCGCGATACAATTTAAGCGTCCGCCATCGTCACTTTTCAGCGAAAACGAAATGATCAATTTGGCGAACAACTCCTTGGTTTTCCAAATACAGCCAGACGAAGGTTCGACCATCTTGCTCAACGGAAAAATTCCCGGCCTGCAGACTCGTACGCAGCCCGTTAAGATGCACTTCCGCTACTCCACGACTTTTGGGTCCAATACGCCGGAGGCTTACGAACGCCTTGTTCTCGACGCTATGATCGGTGATGGAACGCTTTTCATTCGTGGTGACGAAACGGAAGCGTCCTGGAATCTGATCACGCCGCTTCATGAATTCTGGAAGTCGGAAGGGCAGCGCGGAATCGAAACCTACGCGTCGGGCTCTTGGGGACCGAGCGCTTCCGATCGCATGCTCTGGCAAAATAGCCACGAGTGGCGTCGTCCTTAA
- the smc gene encoding chromosome segregation protein SMC produces the protein MYLSALKVNGFKSFADHTHLKFNKGVTAVVGPNGCGKSNIADSIRWVLGEQSAKALRGGKMQDVIFEGSDKRKPLNICEVSITLTDCEQELGSDFNEVEISRKVHRDGGSNYYINGKACRLKDIQRLFMDTGIGRTSYSIMAQGQIDQILSSKPEERRAVFEEAAGISKYKAQRKETMNKLAHVEANLARVTDVVAEIGRQIGSLKRQATKAIRYKKLSHKLRHLDIGYSAYQYQTMSASLDSVDQSSNELQIEVDELATDLENKEGSLVVYKEERQALIQKVQDSQQSVFDLRSMKEQASNAADMAQIKIASMGERIEQANQDIHSFEVQLGEIASRFDEHNSDKEMHLDVLGNSDEIFQERNRDLSEIEERLRVAESQIQQLRVASQDAERASSRCRETLSAIEVEAGTSRNRLMRLEEELAEQGESQAEATQALSEFQERLQAVRGLQEQLQGDLESARDAVSEKRDAFKAAQARIQEVDRGVAQKSARVKLLQQLQEKLEGYGEGAKALLKGKLKGSLEGQAFEPLTIDLSVKDGYGPAVEALLGSAMEAVAVGDADTVVEIFQQLEEGKIGRACVQLQSSPIEETPASNLPDWLKPAADLVTLKDDASHASLRAVLASCYIVDEMSAFLKWREENQSFRFLQVASRKGETIDARGLVTGGYKGKVKNSSILQREVELKQTQKELEEEQKALEAARAEADKVNQELESAEEQVERKRAEISEANHELSSLQAEERNAQKLVQEQKMRAERLERERISLEDAQAASTERLEEAKSRLAQELERLESSRIQLEETESGIGEIRAERDEKRENLTQAKFDLQEKKQKLDVITRGLVEMEQRRNELTRLIETKTRDIQNWEEQSDSLKDEIAQAEERSGSVDAELEEAKILVNTTRESLAGVEEKIGVLEREQNELRIRVDELKGNLGSQQVQIAEKRSRLEFIQEEITREYGQDLTKTDWKWQLWKARQPVEDLPVLDEDDDEDEDSSTVVALPDAESEAEETAEEQESEAAEEVVSEEESETAEEEEAVEPLSKQRAPTPEEREELESTNWNAIKREVETLRKRVQSMGTVNTDAIAEYGELRERHGFLKSQYDDLVSSKEKLVEAIDEINHKSREQFSDTFVKIRENFKHTFSTLFHGGKADLQLIETDDVLESGIEIVAQPPGTKLKGVSLLSGGQKTMTAVGLLFAIYMVKPSPFCLLDELDAPLDESNIGRFTTLLKQFTKQSQFIIITHNKRTIAAAQAIYGVTMEEKGVSKVVSMKFNSEHEDPDMVKLDLEKEAASA, from the coding sequence ATGTATCTGAGCGCCCTCAAAGTTAACGGCTTCAAAAGCTTTGCCGACCATACGCACCTGAAATTCAACAAAGGCGTAACGGCTGTGGTGGGCCCCAATGGTTGCGGAAAGAGCAACATCGCGGACTCCATTCGTTGGGTATTAGGAGAGCAGAGCGCCAAAGCCCTTCGTGGGGGCAAGATGCAGGACGTCATTTTCGAGGGGTCCGACAAGCGCAAGCCGCTCAATATCTGCGAAGTTTCGATTACTTTGACCGATTGCGAGCAGGAGTTGGGTAGCGATTTCAACGAAGTCGAAATTTCCCGTAAGGTGCACCGCGATGGCGGGAGCAACTATTATATCAATGGCAAGGCTTGCCGCCTGAAGGACATTCAGCGCCTTTTCATGGATACCGGTATTGGCCGGACTTCCTACTCGATCATGGCTCAGGGCCAGATTGACCAAATCCTCTCCTCCAAGCCAGAAGAGCGCAGAGCGGTATTTGAGGAAGCGGCGGGCATTTCTAAGTACAAGGCCCAGCGCAAGGAGACCATGAACAAGCTGGCCCACGTGGAGGCCAACTTGGCTCGAGTCACCGATGTAGTCGCAGAAATAGGTCGTCAAATCGGAAGCCTCAAACGCCAGGCGACCAAGGCGATCCGTTACAAGAAACTTAGCCACAAGCTGCGGCACCTCGACATCGGCTACAGCGCTTACCAGTACCAGACCATGAGCGCTTCGCTCGATTCGGTCGACCAGTCTTCCAACGAACTGCAGATCGAAGTGGATGAGCTGGCCACCGATTTGGAAAACAAGGAAGGCAGCCTCGTTGTCTACAAGGAGGAGCGACAGGCCTTGATCCAAAAGGTGCAGGATTCCCAGCAGTCCGTTTTCGACCTGCGAAGCATGAAGGAACAGGCCAGCAACGCGGCCGACATGGCTCAAATAAAAATCGCCTCCATGGGAGAGCGTATCGAGCAGGCCAATCAGGACATCCATTCTTTCGAAGTTCAGTTGGGTGAAATCGCTAGCCGCTTCGACGAGCACAATTCAGACAAGGAAATGCACTTGGACGTCCTAGGGAATTCGGACGAAATCTTCCAAGAGCGAAACCGTGACCTTTCCGAAATTGAAGAACGCCTTCGTGTCGCGGAATCCCAGATACAGCAGCTCCGCGTGGCATCTCAGGATGCGGAGCGAGCCAGCTCTCGCTGTCGTGAAACACTCTCGGCAATCGAGGTCGAAGCGGGCACTAGTCGAAATCGCTTGATGCGTTTGGAAGAAGAGTTGGCCGAGCAAGGCGAAAGCCAAGCAGAAGCGACGCAAGCCCTCTCGGAATTCCAAGAGCGATTGCAGGCGGTCCGCGGTTTGCAGGAGCAACTGCAAGGCGACCTCGAATCCGCCCGCGATGCGGTCTCGGAAAAACGCGATGCTTTCAAGGCGGCTCAAGCCCGTATCCAGGAAGTGGATCGCGGCGTCGCCCAAAAATCCGCTCGTGTTAAGCTCCTGCAGCAACTGCAGGAGAAATTGGAAGGCTATGGCGAAGGAGCCAAAGCCTTGCTCAAAGGTAAGCTGAAAGGCTCCCTCGAAGGACAGGCATTTGAGCCGCTGACTATCGATCTGTCAGTTAAAGACGGATACGGCCCTGCGGTAGAGGCCTTGCTTGGATCCGCAATGGAAGCAGTCGCTGTGGGTGACGCTGACACTGTGGTGGAGATCTTCCAACAATTGGAAGAAGGAAAGATCGGACGAGCTTGCGTGCAGTTGCAGTCTAGCCCGATTGAAGAAACGCCTGCTTCGAATTTGCCTGATTGGCTCAAGCCCGCAGCGGATTTGGTGACGCTCAAGGACGACGCTTCCCATGCTTCTCTGAGAGCGGTTTTGGCTTCTTGTTACATCGTCGATGAAATGTCTGCGTTCCTGAAGTGGCGCGAAGAGAATCAGTCTTTCCGCTTTTTGCAGGTCGCTTCCAGAAAAGGCGAGACGATCGATGCCCGCGGACTGGTGACGGGTGGCTACAAAGGCAAAGTCAAAAATAGCAGTATCCTGCAGCGTGAGGTTGAGCTCAAGCAGACTCAGAAAGAACTCGAAGAAGAGCAAAAGGCTTTGGAAGCCGCTCGTGCAGAAGCGGACAAGGTAAACCAAGAGCTGGAGTCCGCAGAAGAACAAGTTGAACGCAAGCGGGCTGAAATTTCAGAGGCGAACCACGAATTGTCATCGCTACAAGCTGAGGAGCGAAATGCTCAGAAGCTGGTGCAGGAACAGAAAATGCGAGCCGAGCGTTTGGAACGTGAACGCATTAGTTTAGAAGATGCTCAAGCGGCTTCCACGGAACGGCTAGAAGAGGCAAAGTCTCGACTGGCTCAAGAACTTGAACGACTCGAGAGCAGCCGTATCCAGTTGGAAGAGACGGAGTCGGGCATCGGAGAGATCCGTGCTGAGCGCGACGAAAAACGCGAAAATCTGACCCAAGCGAAGTTCGACCTGCAAGAGAAGAAGCAGAAGCTCGACGTTATCACTCGAGGTTTGGTGGAGATGGAGCAGCGTCGCAACGAGCTAACTCGTTTGATCGAAACCAAGACGCGTGACATTCAGAATTGGGAAGAGCAGTCTGACTCCCTTAAAGACGAAATCGCTCAAGCGGAAGAGCGTAGTGGCTCTGTGGATGCGGAGCTCGAAGAGGCGAAGATCTTGGTCAATACCACCCGCGAATCTTTGGCAGGCGTAGAAGAGAAGATCGGCGTCTTGGAGCGTGAGCAAAACGAGCTGCGAATCCGAGTCGACGAACTGAAAGGAAATCTTGGTAGCCAGCAGGTTCAAATCGCCGAGAAGCGTTCTCGCCTCGAATTTATTCAAGAAGAGATCACCCGAGAGTACGGGCAGGACCTAACGAAGACGGATTGGAAGTGGCAACTTTGGAAGGCCCGCCAACCGGTGGAGGATTTGCCAGTACTCGATGAGGATGACGACGAAGATGAGGACTCTTCTACGGTAGTTGCTCTGCCGGATGCTGAAAGCGAAGCCGAAGAGACGGCGGAAGAACAGGAATCGGAAGCTGCGGAAGAGGTGGTTTCGGAGGAAGAATCGGAAACTGCCGAAGAAGAGGAAGCTGTGGAGCCGCTCTCCAAACAGCGTGCTCCTACTCCGGAGGAACGAGAGGAGTTGGAGAGTACCAACTGGAACGCCATCAAACGCGAAGTCGAAACGCTGCGTAAGCGTGTGCAAAGTATGGGGACGGTGAATACCGACGCGATTGCCGAGTATGGAGAATTGCGAGAGCGTCACGGATTCCTGAAGAGCCAGTACGACGACTTGGTTTCGTCCAAAGAAAAGCTGGTCGAAGCGATCGATGAGATTAATCACAAGTCGCGTGAGCAGTTTTCGGATACGTTCGTGAAAATTCGTGAAAACTTTAAGCACACCTTCTCCACTCTGTTCCATGGAGGTAAGGCTGACTTGCAGCTCATCGAAACGGATGACGTGCTGGAAAGCGGAATCGAGATCGTGGCTCAGCCTCCGGGCACGAAGCTCAAGGGAGTTAGCTTGCTCTCTGGTGGACAGAAGACGATGACTGCGGTCGGTCTCCTGTTCGCGATCTATATGGTCAAGCCATCGCCTTTCTGTTTGTTGGACGAACTGGACGCTCCGCTCGACGAGTCGAACATTGGCCGCTTCACGACGCTGCTAAAGCAGTTCACCAAGCAGTCCCAATTCATCATCATCACGCACAACAAGCGTACGATCGCCGCTGCCCAGGCTATCTACGGAGTGACCATGGAGGAGAAGGGCGTATCCAAGGTGGTCAGCATGAAGTTTAACAGCGAGCACGAGGATCCCGATATGGTGAAGCTCGATCTGGAGAAGGAAGCGGCGAGTGCCTGA
- a CDS encoding 6-phosphogluconolactonase has translation MNTYQTEYGTLKVGPKDELLQEALSLAFEHFETLEKEHVSWALTGGSTPKDFYKWIVENERLPVEVMDRVLWTTSDERTVPLESDDNNFGNADRLMLQPLEVIDDAKFPWPTELEPEAAIEAYTKTWNAAAGEGAAYDVCFVGMGDDCHTLSLFPGSPLVSNPVEANFAAVDVPGKGMRLTLSLAGLEKCGLVVLMTLGAGKADALKSVLQGDYDPVNKPSQNLKAVADKAFWLVDEEAAAKLDL, from the coding sequence ATGAACACTTACCAAACCGAATACGGCACGCTGAAAGTCGGGCCCAAGGACGAACTTCTACAGGAAGCCCTTTCGCTCGCATTCGAGCACTTCGAAACTCTGGAGAAGGAGCATGTCAGCTGGGCTTTGACCGGCGGCTCGACTCCTAAGGATTTCTACAAGTGGATCGTCGAAAACGAACGACTTCCGGTCGAGGTCATGGATCGGGTTCTTTGGACCACAAGCGACGAGCGGACCGTGCCGCTGGAAAGCGATGACAACAATTTCGGCAACGCGGATCGCTTGATGTTACAGCCTCTGGAAGTCATCGACGACGCGAAGTTTCCTTGGCCCACGGAGTTGGAGCCGGAAGCAGCCATCGAGGCTTACACGAAGACTTGGAACGCGGCGGCGGGCGAGGGCGCAGCCTACGACGTTTGTTTTGTCGGAATGGGCGATGACTGCCATACGCTCTCTCTCTTCCCCGGCAGCCCTTTGGTGAGTAATCCAGTGGAGGCGAACTTCGCTGCGGTGGATGTGCCTGGAAAGGGCATGCGTTTGACGCTGAGTCTCGCCGGCTTGGAAAAGTGCGGATTGGTCGTTTTGATGACGCTAGGAGCTGGCAAGGCTGATGCCCTCAAGTCTGTTTTGCAGGGCGACTACGATCCTGTGAACAAGCCCTCGCAGAACTTGAAAGCGGTCGCTGATAAAGCCTTTTGGCTGGTCGACGAAGAGGCCGCTGCGAAACTCGATCTCTAA
- a CDS encoding glucose-6-phosphate dehydrogenase assembly protein OpcA yields MSDTNTVYEALPGLSVPLGNAMKELTAMWSPEDESGKSRDNEYRASRMNLIVHIGFEASVEEAKELFQTVIEFSHRYPCRMIVLCPQPESWESKEDMSCKIFSECVFGKGAGGMSCCEVLILGYTLHDRRFLENQVSIFLEADLPTYYWPTRFGSAEALSDYKFFFSQAERILFDSTVESFSLDQLEVPKGDKVHDLSFSRLLPVRQCMGQFLSAFPKETIVEGLQKVTLAAPPSFKCEGKALMKWVDMAVTACFGSSEERGEQVAFEQSESEEGAPVIRFEYDSDRYITFTFDLSKSEAHVEGDLGNGKQELTTGVRLLDAETALAEALFFG; encoded by the coding sequence ATGAGCGATACAAACACCGTATACGAAGCCTTGCCTGGGCTGTCGGTTCCGCTCGGAAACGCCATGAAGGAATTGACCGCTATGTGGTCGCCTGAGGACGAGTCCGGCAAGAGTAGGGACAACGAGTACCGTGCTTCCCGCATGAATCTGATCGTGCATATCGGATTCGAAGCGAGCGTGGAAGAGGCCAAAGAGCTCTTTCAGACTGTGATCGAGTTCTCGCACCGCTATCCTTGCCGCATGATTGTGCTTTGTCCGCAGCCTGAGTCTTGGGAGTCCAAGGAAGACATGAGCTGCAAGATCTTTTCTGAGTGTGTATTTGGAAAAGGTGCCGGCGGTATGAGCTGTTGCGAGGTGTTGATTCTTGGATACACCTTGCACGACCGCCGTTTTCTCGAAAATCAGGTTTCAATCTTTTTGGAGGCGGACTTGCCTACTTATTATTGGCCGACGCGATTTGGTTCAGCGGAAGCCTTGTCCGATTACAAATTCTTCTTCTCGCAGGCGGAACGGATCTTGTTTGATTCAACAGTGGAGTCTTTCTCGCTCGACCAGCTCGAAGTGCCAAAAGGCGATAAGGTTCACGATCTTTCGTTTTCTCGCCTATTACCGGTGCGGCAGTGTATGGGGCAGTTTCTGAGTGCCTTCCCGAAAGAGACTATTGTGGAAGGCTTGCAGAAGGTAACTCTCGCTGCTCCTCCATCTTTCAAGTGCGAAGGGAAGGCTCTCATGAAGTGGGTAGATATGGCTGTTACGGCCTGTTTCGGTTCTTCTGAAGAGAGAGGCGAGCAGGTCGCATTCGAACAAAGCGAGTCGGAGGAAGGTGCTCCTGTCATCAGATTTGAATACGACAGCGATCGCTACATCACCTTCACTTTTGACCTGAGCAAAAGCGAAGCCCACGTGGAGGGAGATCTTGGCAACGGTAAACAAGAACTGACTACAGGAGTACGTTTGCTCGACGCGGAGACTGCTTTGGCTGAAGCTCTGTTTTTTGGCTGA